One Scytonema millei VB511283 DNA window includes the following coding sequences:
- a CDS encoding GNAT family N-acetyltransferase, protein MLTSQPGDRNFHWQVRPAGLEDVSSVAEILADSFHSREGFFGWTYPLLRLGIYEDIRHRIHTTAPHHVCLVAVEKTAQNENIGIYSHDSTLGIAGTVELALRTISLGTAYSFTPYRQSYQYPYLSNLAVHTTRRRQGIAGKLLLSCEQVAKSWGFDDLFLHVLENNHQARQLYLKLGYQLERIDTSWSHWLFQQPRQLLLHKRLKSSNST, encoded by the coding sequence GTGCTGACATCGCAACCAGGCGATCGCAACTTCCACTGGCAAGTTCGTCCTGCCGGACTGGAAGATGTGTCGAGCGTCGCAGAAATTTTGGCAGACAGTTTTCACTCTCGCGAAGGATTTTTTGGTTGGACTTACCCGTTGTTGAGGCTGGGAATTTACGAAGACATTCGCCATCGCATCCATACCACTGCCCCCCATCACGTCTGTTTAGTCGCAGTTGAAAAAACTGCACAAAATGAAAATATAGGTATCTATTCCCATGACAGTACGTTAGGTATAGCTGGAACAGTAGAACTGGCATTGCGAACAATCTCGCTGGGAACCGCTTACAGCTTTACACCCTATCGCCAAAGCTATCAATATCCCTATCTTTCAAATCTAGCCGTTCATACAACTCGTCGCCGCCAAGGAATAGCCGGGAAATTACTGCTTAGCTGCGAACAAGTTGCTAAATCTTGGGGTTTTGACGATCTATTTCTCCATGTCTTAGAAAACAATCATCAAGCACGACAACTCTATCTAAAATTGGGATATCAGTTAGAACGAATTGATACAAGTTGGAGCCATTGGCTATTTCAACAACCTCGGCAGTTACTATTACACAAGCGCCTCAAATCCAGCAATAGTACTTGA
- a CDS encoding histidinol-phosphate transaminase, whose product MLPFIRSDLAQFTAYKPHPNSSSGKAVESSISLDRLDTNESPFDLPQELKDKLAWMYQHALESNRYPDGGHAQLKSTIAQYASESAVLADAGFTSANISVGNGSDELIRSLLIATCLQGEGAILVANPTFSMYGILAQTLGIPAIAVGRKADNFEIDLAAAKLAIANEQNPPIRVVFVVHPNSPTANALTTAELEWLRSLPQEILVVIDEAYFEFSQTTVASELLHRPNWIVLRTFSKAFRLAAHRVGYAIGHPELIMTLEKIRLPYNLPTYSQAAAAISLQYRHTLLSAIPQILSERSKLMQALTACPQFKVYPSMANFIFIQLQQDAIALESDSLSKLHQQLQASGTLVRQISNGLRITIGTPEENARTLERILSVFPNS is encoded by the coding sequence ATGCTGCCATTCATCCGCTCAGACCTGGCTCAGTTCACAGCTTACAAACCCCATCCCAACAGCTCATCTGGAAAAGCTGTTGAGTCGTCAATTTCGCTCGATCGCTTAGATACGAATGAAAGTCCGTTCGATCTACCCCAAGAGTTGAAAGACAAGCTTGCCTGGATGTATCAACACGCACTGGAGAGTAACCGTTATCCTGATGGGGGACACGCTCAGCTCAAAAGTACGATCGCCCAGTATGCCAGTGAGTCAGCGGTACTAGCTGATGCTGGTTTTACCAGTGCCAACATTTCTGTCGGTAATGGTTCGGACGAACTGATTCGTTCTTTGTTAATTGCGACTTGCTTGCAGGGAGAGGGAGCGATTTTAGTTGCCAATCCCACGTTTTCGATGTATGGAATTTTAGCTCAAACTTTGGGTATTCCCGCGATCGCGGTGGGACGAAAAGCCGACAACTTCGAGATCGATCTAGCTGCGGCAAAATTGGCGATCGCGAACGAGCAAAATCCTCCCATCCGCGTTGTGTTTGTCGTCCATCCCAATTCACCTACAGCTAATGCTTTAACTACAGCAGAATTAGAGTGGTTGCGTAGCTTGCCACAGGAGATTTTAGTCGTCATTGATGAAGCTTATTTCGAGTTTAGTCAAACAACTGTTGCCAGCGAATTATTGCACCGACCGAATTGGATTGTACTGCGGACATTTTCCAAAGCTTTTCGCTTAGCAGCACATCGGGTAGGCTATGCGATCGGGCATCCAGAATTAATTATGACTTTGGAAAAAATTCGTCTCCCTTATAATTTACCTACATATTCTCAAGCCGCAGCCGCGATCTCTCTTCAGTATCGTCACACCTTATTAAGTGCAATTCCCCAAATTTTATCTGAAAGAAGCAAGCTGATGCAGGCTTTAACCGCTTGCCCTCAGTTCAAAGTCTATCCGAGTATGGCTAATTTTATTTTTATTCAGTTACAGCAGGATGCGATCGCCCTAGAAAGCGATTCCCTTAGCAAGTTGCATCAACAGTTACAAGCCAGCGGTACGTTAGTCAGACAGATTAGCAACGGCTTGCGAATTACTATCGGCACACCAGAGGAAAATGCTCGTACTTTAGAGAGAATCTTGTCAGTTTTCCCTAACTCCTAA
- a CDS encoding YqiA/YcfP family alpha/beta fold hydrolase has product MSSKFIYLHGFASSPQSAKAVYLCDRFAQIGLSLCVPDLNQGDFSHLTITRQLHQVVTLLPPLPTSVTVIGSSLGGLTAAWLGQNYQQIQRLVLLAPAFEFLTHWLPRLGTAQLQQWQTDRYLQTYHYGENCLLPLNYNFVLDAIQYRETEISRPLPTLILHGIHDEVIPVQSSRNFALHRPWVQLIELDSDHALANVLPEIWDIMKSFCQLSGK; this is encoded by the coding sequence TTGAGTAGCAAATTCATCTATCTACATGGTTTTGCCTCTAGCCCTCAGTCAGCTAAGGCAGTCTATCTATGCGATCGCTTTGCCCAAATCGGTCTATCTTTATGCGTTCCCGATCTGAATCAGGGCGATTTTTCACATTTAACAATCACGCGGCAGTTACATCAAGTTGTTACCCTGTTACCACCACTTCCTACATCTGTCACAGTTATTGGTTCTAGTTTAGGCGGGCTAACCGCAGCTTGGTTGGGGCAGAATTACCAGCAAATTCAACGGTTAGTATTACTCGCACCCGCATTTGAATTTCTCACCCACTGGCTGCCGCGATTAGGCACGGCACAGCTTCAGCAATGGCAGACAGATAGGTATCTACAGACCTATCATTACGGCGAAAACTGCCTATTACCTCTAAATTATAATTTCGTTCTTGATGCTATCCAGTATCGAGAAACAGAAATATCCCGCCCTCTCCCTACTCTCATTCTTCACGGGATTCATGATGAAGTGATTCCAGTTCAATCTAGCCGCAATTTTGCGCTTCACCGCCCTTGGGTACAATTAATCGAGCTAGACAGCGACCACGCTTTAGCTAATGTCCTGCCTGAGATTTGGGATATAATGAAGTCTTTCTGTCAGTTATCAGGCAAGTAA
- a CDS encoding DUF4388 domain-containing protein, with the protein MEITGQLLEFSLLNIFQFIEQFHQTGLLSLEPEPSDDSQLGKSCYLWFQAGGIVAIVEQLDNQHLLSMIDKRGWIAPELLNILSEPNGIEHPLGVELKTNGQLNAEQLQVLFHAQVIQPVCALFKLSRGHFSFNSQATLPKIEMTGLSLPVAEATLLGLRVLRDWKPFTAKLPTPSDILNKNVVAKPRFQLDAQERQVWELVNGKTSIEAIAKQLQQPLESIQQIAFRMKVVGLLGSVSTSLMSGETTEEIMTDSGVGANAAAVANPSLVKNLVNLLNTKIV; encoded by the coding sequence ATGGAAATTACCGGACAATTATTAGAATTTTCCTTACTAAATATTTTTCAATTCATCGAGCAATTTCATCAAACAGGCTTACTTTCGCTTGAGCCTGAACCAAGTGACGACTCTCAACTAGGAAAAAGCTGCTATCTCTGGTTTCAAGCAGGTGGTATTGTTGCAATAGTCGAGCAACTCGATAATCAGCACTTGCTCTCAATGATCGATAAGCGGGGCTGGATCGCACCAGAATTACTCAATATCTTGTCTGAGCCAAATGGCATAGAACATCCTCTGGGAGTTGAGTTGAAAACCAACGGACAGTTGAATGCCGAACAATTACAGGTTTTGTTTCACGCTCAAGTCATTCAGCCCGTCTGCGCTTTATTTAAATTATCGCGGGGTCATTTTAGCTTTAATTCGCAAGCGACTTTACCGAAAATCGAAATGACGGGTTTGAGCTTGCCAGTAGCGGAGGCAACTTTATTAGGTTTGCGGGTATTGCGAGACTGGAAGCCATTTACAGCAAAACTGCCAACCCCATCTGACATTTTGAATAAGAATGTTGTTGCTAAGCCGCGATTCCAACTCGATGCCCAAGAAAGGCAAGTATGGGAACTCGTTAATGGTAAAACTTCAATTGAAGCGATCGCCAAGCAGTTGCAACAACCATTAGAATCCATCCAACAAATCGCTTTTCGGATGAAGGTCGTTGGGTTATTAGGCTCTGTCTCTACCTCTCTCATGTCTGGGGAGACAACTGAAGAAATAATGACGGACAGCGGTGTAGGAGCGAATGCTGCTGCGGTAGCTAATCCTTCGCTAGTCAAGAATTTAGTCAACTTACTCAATACTAAAATTGTCTAA
- the gor gene encoding glutathione-disulfide reductase — MTFDYDLFVIGAGSGGLAASKRAASYGAKVAIAEESLVGGTCVVRGCIPKKLMVYGSRFPALFHDAAGYGWQVGETSLDWQHFITVIDNEVNRLSQLHINFLAKAGVELIPSRAALVDPHTIEVDGRKVTAEKILIAVGGRPIKPDIPGMEHVITSNEMFHLPEKPKHIAIIGAGYIGVEFACIMRGLGCEVTQIIRKDLILRGFDRDIRNEIQQGMIHHGIHVIADNVVTAIDRVPEGLKLTLSEQDREPVVADVILAATGRTPYVEGLGLENAGIDLVPSSLEGPGYSTTNAIAVNEFGQTSQPNIFAVGDCTDRINLTPVAIGEGRAFADTEFGNLRRAFNHETVASAVFSTPEAATVGMTEDDAIAQLSEDGVKIYRARFRPLFHSLTGAADKTLMKLVVNAQTERVLGAHMVGEYSAEIIQGVAIAVTMGATKKDFDATVGIHPSTAEEFVTMR, encoded by the coding sequence ATGACATTCGACTACGATTTATTTGTCATTGGCGCTGGATCTGGAGGACTGGCAGCTTCTAAACGGGCAGCTAGCTACGGTGCAAAGGTAGCGATCGCAGAAGAAAGTCTCGTTGGTGGTACTTGTGTCGTCCGAGGCTGTATTCCAAAAAAACTCATGGTCTACGGTTCTCGGTTTCCGGCTTTGTTTCACGATGCTGCGGGTTATGGCTGGCAGGTTGGCGAGACAAGTTTAGATTGGCAACACTTCATCACTGTTATTGACAACGAAGTGAACCGTCTTTCTCAGTTGCATATCAACTTTTTAGCAAAAGCTGGAGTCGAGTTAATTCCCAGTCGCGCCGCTTTGGTAGATCCCCACACGATCGAAGTAGACGGGCGCAAAGTCACGGCTGAAAAAATCTTAATTGCCGTTGGCGGTCGTCCGATTAAACCAGACATTCCAGGTATGGAACATGTCATTACCTCGAATGAAATGTTTCACCTACCAGAAAAACCCAAACACATAGCGATTATTGGAGCGGGTTACATTGGGGTGGAGTTTGCCTGTATTATGCGCGGTCTGGGTTGCGAAGTTACCCAAATTATTCGCAAAGATTTGATTTTACGAGGATTCGATCGCGACATCCGTAATGAAATTCAGCAAGGCATGATTCATCACGGAATTCATGTAATCGCTGATAATGTTGTTACGGCGATCGATCGCGTTCCCGAAGGATTAAAGCTGACTCTTTCCGAGCAGGATCGAGAACCAGTGGTTGCCGATGTCATTTTAGCTGCAACTGGTCGTACTCCTTATGTTGAAGGACTTGGCTTAGAAAATGCTGGCATAGATTTAGTTCCCAGTTCTCTAGAAGGTCCAGGCTACAGTACCACTAATGCGATCGCGGTGAACGAATTTGGTCAAACTTCCCAGCCAAATATCTTTGCAGTCGGTGACTGTACCGACCGGATTAATCTCACTCCTGTCGCTATTGGTGAAGGTCGTGCTTTTGCGGATACGGAATTTGGCAATCTGCGCCGTGCTTTTAACCACGAAACCGTTGCCTCAGCGGTGTTTTCTACCCCCGAAGCTGCTACTGTCGGCATGACAGAGGATGACGCGATCGCCCAACTGAGTGAAGATGGGGTCAAAATCTATCGCGCCCGTTTTCGTCCCCTATTTCACAGCTTGACTGGTGCTGCTGATAAGACGCTGATGAAATTAGTTGTCAATGCTCAGACCGAACGAGTCTTGGGAGCGCATATGGTAGGAGAATACTCGGCGGAAATTATTCAAGGAGTAGCGATCGCCGTGACTATGGGCGCAACCAAAAAAGATTTCGATGCTACTGTTGGCATCCATCCCTCTACCGCTGAAGAATTCGTCACCATGCGTTAA
- the gorA gene encoding glutathione-disulfide reductase yields MAFDYDLFIIGAGPGGVAAARQAKTYGVRVGIAEREAIGGTCVNRGCIPKKFIVYAADFALHDRAAASYGWSKCDRYFDWSDFIASVHQQIEQRRQSFLNKFQQAGIDVIRGQATFIDPHTVDIDGRKITADKIIIAVGGKSIKPSKIPGIEYAITSRQMFELPQLPRQLAIVGGGYIGVEFSSMMNAFGVEVTLMDRDETILSGFDDDVRTAVQQGLNQRGIQFLGNTTAKEIKQGATGLQVVLEGDDPQFVTVDTVLFATGRSPNTENLGLENAGVELDEKGAIAVDADSRTNQAHIFAVGDCTNRKQLTPVARTEGRAVARMIFDQRSPQIDYTLVPTAVVARPEAAAVGLTEAQAREQFGDAVQCYCTQFEPLFYSMTDRSEQAMMKLVVDRRSDRVLGAHMVGENAAEIIQSLAVSIQKGIAKQDIDANLGIHPTTGEEFFLLD; encoded by the coding sequence ATGGCTTTCGATTATGACTTGTTTATCATTGGTGCTGGTCCTGGGGGAGTAGCCGCTGCAAGACAAGCTAAAACTTACGGTGTCCGCGTTGGAATTGCCGAACGAGAGGCAATTGGCGGTACTTGCGTCAATCGCGGTTGTATCCCGAAAAAGTTTATCGTCTACGCTGCTGATTTTGCCTTACACGATCGCGCGGCTGCAAGTTACGGCTGGAGCAAATGCGATCGCTACTTTGATTGGTCTGATTTTATCGCCTCAGTTCATCAACAAATCGAACAGCGCCGCCAGTCTTTTTTAAACAAGTTTCAACAGGCGGGAATTGATGTCATTCGAGGTCAAGCAACTTTTATCGATCCACATACCGTAGACATCGACGGACGCAAAATTACGGCTGACAAAATTATTATTGCGGTAGGTGGCAAATCCATCAAACCATCAAAAATTCCAGGGATCGAATATGCAATTACATCCCGTCAAATGTTTGAACTTCCTCAGCTACCGCGACAGTTAGCAATTGTTGGTGGCGGTTACATTGGCGTGGAATTCTCTAGCATGATGAATGCCTTCGGTGTCGAAGTGACATTAATGGATCGCGATGAAACAATTTTATCGGGATTTGATGACGATGTTCGTACTGCCGTACAGCAGGGATTGAATCAAAGAGGAATTCAATTTCTCGGCAACACAACGGCAAAAGAAATCAAACAAGGTGCTACAGGATTGCAAGTTGTTTTAGAAGGCGACGATCCTCAATTCGTCACAGTCGATACCGTTCTCTTTGCCACAGGCAGAAGCCCCAATACTGAAAACCTGGGTCTAGAAAACGCTGGGGTAGAATTGGATGAAAAAGGCGCGATCGCGGTTGATGCCGATAGTCGCACGAACCAGGCGCATATCTTTGCTGTCGGTGATTGTACCAATCGCAAGCAATTGACTCCCGTTGCCAGAACAGAAGGTCGGGCAGTAGCGCGCATGATTTTTGACCAGCGATCGCCACAAATTGATTACACTCTCGTTCCTACCGCTGTCGTTGCCCGTCCTGAAGCTGCTGCTGTAGGATTGACAGAAGCGCAAGCACGCGAACAATTTGGCGATGCCGTGCAATGCTACTGCACCCAATTTGAACCCCTGTTTTACAGCATGACAGATCGCTCTGAGCAGGCGATGATGAAATTAGTGGTAGATCGGCGCAGCGATCGCGTGTTAGGCGCTCATATGGTAGGCGAAAATGCTGCTGAGATTATTCAAAGTCTGGCAGTGTCGATCCAAAAAGGCATCGCTAAACAAGATATTGACGCAAACCTTGGCATCCATCCAACCACCGGAGAGGAATTCTTCTTGTTAGATTAA
- a CDS encoding ABC transporter ATP-binding protein yields MEAIGIGLVGPFIALASNPQVIYQNPWLHWFYTQSGLQNDKHFLYLLSAITVGILYFKSVLSFYGQKYVFQFSFKQQGELSAKLLRSYLAAPYTFHLTRNSALLIQNIVNETDKFCTHFMLPFLTSLANITVILALIFLLSKTNLIATLSVAAILLPAFGSIYFFRYKISQWGQEASESNTEMIRIINHGLGGLKETRIIGCESYFENQMRAQIDKFAFALSSFQAFSILPRILLEAILVTFLVGFTIIFLLSNQNAENLTSVLGVFAMASIRLLPSVSNTIYAFGIMRNSTYSVDKVYHDLKETENLEFERGQKILDELSLRKLFDSKSYSRCCLPFEQEIILDKITYRYPSATETNLKGISLHIKKGQSIGIIGKSGAGKTTLIDVILGLLTPETGDIKVDSKTIYNDLRSWQNLIGYIPQSIFLIDDTIEKNITFGVPDDLIDKPRLEKAIQSAQLEELIEQLPDGINTVVGERGVRLSGGQRQRIGIARVLYHEREILVLDEATAALDRETESLVSEAIRSLSGTKTMIIIAHRLSTLEHCDRVYSIEKGRVVKSGSYQEVVACV; encoded by the coding sequence ATGGAAGCAATAGGAATTGGACTAGTTGGACCCTTTATTGCCTTGGCAAGCAATCCCCAGGTTATCTATCAAAATCCCTGGCTGCATTGGTTTTATACTCAGTCGGGCCTGCAAAATGATAAACATTTTTTATATTTACTAAGTGCAATAACTGTCGGGATTTTATACTTCAAATCCGTCCTAAGTTTTTACGGTCAAAAGTATGTATTTCAATTCTCCTTCAAACAGCAAGGCGAACTTTCAGCAAAGTTACTTCGCTCTTATTTAGCAGCACCTTACACTTTTCATTTAACCCGAAACTCAGCATTATTAATTCAGAATATTGTCAACGAAACTGATAAATTCTGCACTCATTTTATGCTACCTTTTCTTACATCTTTAGCCAATATCACTGTGATATTGGCTTTGATTTTTTTGCTATCGAAGACAAACTTAATAGCAACATTAAGCGTAGCAGCAATTCTTTTACCAGCCTTTGGTTCGATCTACTTTTTCAGATACAAAATTTCACAATGGGGGCAAGAAGCTTCTGAATCTAACACAGAAATGATTCGGATTATCAATCATGGATTAGGAGGACTGAAAGAAACACGTATTATTGGTTGTGAATCTTATTTTGAGAATCAAATGAGAGCGCAGATTGATAAATTTGCTTTTGCACTTAGCTCCTTTCAAGCATTTTCAATTTTACCGCGCATCTTACTGGAAGCTATTCTAGTAACTTTTTTAGTTGGATTTACAATTATATTTTTACTATCTAATCAGAATGCAGAAAACTTAACTTCTGTTCTGGGTGTTTTTGCAATGGCTTCAATTCGCCTGCTGCCATCAGTCAGTAATACAATCTATGCTTTTGGCATCATGAGAAATAGCACTTATTCAGTTGATAAAGTTTATCACGATTTGAAAGAAACAGAAAACCTAGAATTCGAGCGAGGTCAAAAAATACTAGACGAGCTAAGCTTACGCAAGCTATTTGATTCAAAAAGCTATAGCAGATGCTGTCTGCCATTCGAGCAAGAAATTATTTTAGACAAAATTACTTATCGCTATCCTAGCGCCACAGAAACCAATCTCAAAGGAATCTCTTTACACATTAAAAAAGGTCAGTCTATTGGGATAATTGGTAAATCTGGAGCAGGCAAGACAACATTAATTGATGTCATCTTGGGACTTTTGACACCAGAAACAGGAGACATTAAAGTTGATAGTAAAACAATATACAACGATCTGCGCTCCTGGCAAAATCTAATTGGCTACATTCCGCAGTCTATTTTTCTGATCGATGACACAATTGAGAAAAATATTACTTTTGGTGTTCCAGACGATCTGATTGACAAGCCAAGATTAGAGAAAGCTATTCAGTCAGCTCAGTTAGAGGAATTGATCGAGCAACTTCCCGATGGAATCAATACAGTCGTTGGCGAACGGGGAGTACGCCTCTCGGGAGGACAACGCCAGCGCATCGGAATTGCTCGCGTCCTCTATCACGAACGGGAAATTTTGGTGCTAGATGAAGCTACTGCTGCACTGGATCGCGAAACTGAAAGTCTTGTCAGCGAGGCTATTCGCTCTCTCAGTGGTACTAAAACCATGATTATCATAGCTCACCGTCTTTCTACTCTCGAACATTGCGATCGCGTCTATTCGATTGAAAAAGGTCGAGTCGTTAAATCGGGTAGTTATCAAGAAGTTGTTGCGTGCGTATAG
- a CDS encoding DUF2237 family protein, whose translation MAQARNVLGSELKTCCSAPMTGYYRDGKCNTGAGDYGAHVVCAELTAEFLNFTKSQGNDLSTPVPEFNFPGLKPGDRWCLCASRWKEALDSGVAPPIILQSTHASALEYVSLSELRQHALDRDTTNMSE comes from the coding sequence GTGGCACAGGCTAGAAATGTTCTCGGTAGCGAACTGAAAACTTGTTGCAGCGCTCCTATGACTGGGTATTACCGTGATGGTAAATGTAATACTGGTGCAGGCGATTATGGAGCGCATGTCGTTTGCGCAGAACTAACGGCAGAGTTCTTGAATTTTACCAAGTCACAGGGAAACGATCTCAGCACGCCCGTACCTGAGTTTAACTTCCCTGGCTTAAAACCAGGCGATCGCTGGTGCTTGTGTGCTTCTCGTTGGAAAGAAGCTCTAGATTCTGGTGTTGCACCGCCAATAATTTTACAGTCAACTCATGCATCGGCACTAGAATACGTTTCTCTGAGCGAACTCAGGCAGCACGCTCTCGATCGCGATACAACTAATATGTCTGAATAA
- a CDS encoding DUF4079 domain-containing protein — MVDLLDAWRLLHPAIAVTFIFPLIGIVANFAWQTRQRRLQAKGGDKSKIPPTVGTEHNKFGKWLAGGVVGLALVGLARPIFSHIATNQIWSKNPFQVIFITLMFGATIASLVLLYRAKQKLWRGVFATLTGMGLVILGFQEGVFRRDNEWFISHFYIGLTAAMLMIFSLAIMQDIYQDRSHRWRIVHAILNSIALLLFIGQGMTGTRDLLEIPLHWQEPFIYKCDFNQKTCPTPTSMTGEWRIARE, encoded by the coding sequence ATGGTAGACTTACTCGATGCTTGGAGACTTTTGCATCCCGCGATCGCCGTTACCTTCATTTTTCCTTTAATTGGAATCGTGGCTAACTTCGCATGGCAGACGCGCCAGCGCCGATTGCAAGCTAAAGGGGGCGATAAAAGTAAAATTCCCCCGACAGTTGGCACAGAACATAATAAATTCGGCAAGTGGTTGGCTGGGGGCGTGGTAGGATTGGCACTTGTGGGACTTGCCCGTCCCATTTTTAGTCATATTGCAACTAACCAAATCTGGAGTAAAAACCCTTTTCAAGTTATCTTCATCACCCTGATGTTTGGTGCAACCATAGCCTCTTTGGTGTTGCTTTACCGCGCTAAACAGAAACTTTGGCGGGGAGTGTTTGCCACTTTGACAGGAATGGGCTTGGTAATTCTAGGTTTCCAAGAAGGTGTCTTCCGTCGCGATAACGAATGGTTTATCTCTCATTTCTACATCGGACTGACAGCAGCAATGCTAATGATTTTTTCCTTAGCAATTATGCAAGATATCTATCAGGATCGCTCCCATCGCTGGCGGATCGTCCATGCTATTTTAAATTCGATCGCGCTATTACTCTTTATCGGGCAGGGGATGACTGGGACGCGAGACTTGCTAGAAATTCCTTTACACTGGCAGGAACCATTCATCTACAAGTGTGATTTTAATCAAAAGACTTGTCCCACCCCAACTTCTATGACTGGCGAGTGGCGAATCGCAAGAGAGTAG